In Acidisarcina polymorpha, the DNA window AGCCGACCAGGCGCTTCGGCGGCTCATCCGCGCTCGCCGGCAAGGCCGCATACACCTCCGCTACCTCTGAGCCATTGCGGCCGCCGGTGTTGGCAACCGTGAAGGTCACCTCAACACTCTGCCCCGGCGTCACCGTCAGCCCGGTGTAGTCATAGGTCGTGTAAGAGAGTCCATAGCCGAAGGGGAAGAGCACCGGCTTGTTCTCGGCGTCATACCACTTATAGCCGACCTTCAATCCCTCGTCATAGGTTGCTTGAAACGCCGGCAGCCCAGCGGCCCGCACCGCAGGCGCGACTGGCCCAGTGAAATTCTCCGAAGCCGGCGGCGGCTTCACGATCGTCGGATGAGGCAAATCCGCTTCGCTCTTAGGGAAGGTATTCGGCAGCTTGCCGCTCGGATTCACTGATCCAAACAAAACGTTGCCCAGCGCATTTGCCCCGTCGCTTCCCGCATACCACGCCTCGAGGATCGCCGCCGGAGAATCCACCCACGGCATGGTCACCGGACTCCCCGTCTCCAGCACTACGATCGTCTTCGGATTGGCCGCCGCCACTGCCGCTACCACTGCGTCCTGGTTGCCGGTGAGCGAGAGGTTCGGCAGGTCCATTCCCTCGCTCTCCCACACATACGCGAAGACAACGGCGACATCCGCCCCCTTCGCGGCCTCAGCAGCCGCCGCCGGATCAGTGCCCGGGTCATACTTCACGCTGGCCTCTGGCGCTCTCGCCTGGATTGCCTTGAGCGGCGAGGTCGGAAACCAGATCTGCTCCTGCCAGTGGGTCGCGCCCTGCCCAGGAGGCATAATGGCGTTGCCCCCCGGAGGGTCTACCTGCGCCGACCCGCCGCCCGAAATCATGCCAACATCGGCATGGGCGCCGATCACCGCAATGCTTCGCACCTTTGCCGGGTCCAGCGGCAGCACCGACTTGGTGTTCTTCAGCAGAACGATCGAGCCTTCCTCGATCCGCCGCGCCACATCGAGATCGCCGAGCACGTCGATCACGCTCCGTTCCCGCGGGAAATCAACGACTCCGGCAGCAAACATCGAGCGCAGAATTCGTTGTACGTGGTCGTCCAGCTCGGCGGTTGAAATCTTCCCCGACTGCACTGCGGTCTTGTAAGCGTCGCCATAGAAGAACTCGCCGGGCTCCTCGTTATCGAGCCCCGCCGCCGAAGCCTTCTCGGTGCTATGGGTCCCGCCCCAGTCCGACAAGACAAACCCAGGAAATTTCCAGTCTTTTTTCAGCAGCGTGGTCAGCAGGTATTTGTTTTCGCAAGCGAAGTCGCCGTTGATGCGGTTATAAGAGCACATCGTCGCGGCCGGGTGTCCGGTCGCCACGCCAATCTCAAAGGCCAGCAGATCGCTCTCCCGGCCGGCTCGTTCGTCGATGTGGATGTTAACCGAGTTCCGTCCGCTCTCCTGGTCATTGAACGCGTAGTGTTTGATGTCGCCGATCACGTGCTGCGACTGGGTTCCCTGGATGAGCTTGCCCACCAGCGTCCCGGCCAGCACCGGGTCTTCGCCCAGATATTCGAAGGTGCGTCCGTTGCGCGACTCGCGCGTCAAGTTTGTTCCTCCGCCCAGCGACATGTTGAACCCCTGCGCCCGCAGCTCGCGCCCGATCACCGCGCCATACTCATACGCCGCGTCCACGTCCCAGCTCGCCGCGGCCCCGACATTGGCGGGCAGCGCCGTTGAATATCTCCCGTTCTCGCCACTCGACCTCACTCCATACGCCGCATCGCTCATGTCAATGCCGGGAATACCCAGCCGCGGAATTCCCATCACGAACCCCACGCCGCCGTTCGAGTTGATACGCGTGGGGCTTATCGGCGTCATACCTTCCAAGCCCGCGCCATGAATCAGCAGGATCTTCTCGTCCAGCGTCAGCTCTTTGAGCACCAGCGCTGCCCGGTCATCCGGCGAAAGGCTGGTGTTCATCCATGGTCCGGTCGGCTTGGCTGCCTGCTTGCCATGCGCATGACCGGCGCCTTGCCCGAAGCTTGGAGCTGTGAATGAAGCAAAAGACAAGAGCATCAGTGCACAAATTCTGAGCGCAGCAGTGCGGGCAGAGAAATTCATGAGGGTCCCTTCAAATGGAAGCTTCGCTAAACGGATTTAATACTATCAACCGGCAGCCGCCGCCGGAGCAGGGCGCGCATCTTTCGGCAAAGTTGTAGCAACGAGGTGAGATCCGTGGGGATAACAGACGAAACCTAATCGTCCTCTTCCTGGATGGTGATGTCAGCGTCGAGGGCCACCGCGTCCGGACTCGATCCCTCGAGCAGTTCTGGCAGTTCCCGCTGCACCGCCGCCTGAAGATCGCTCTCTTTGGCGAATGGGAAGCGGATGTTGAGGTTAAGGATTTGATCGGCAGGAACGTAGAAATTCGTCCCTGGAATCGTCGTCCAAAAGTCTTCCCGGCTGATGCTTTCAGTCTCGTCTATGACGCGGGCGCCTCTGTTTTTCTGCTCCGCCCGATCGCGCTCGAGCGATGCTTCGTAGTCTCCCTTGCGAAATCGTCGCACCTGCTCCATTTGAAGTCCGGAAAGCCTTCCGCTCAAATCAAGAAAGAAGTTCGCCACCCGCCCCTGGTAGAGACCGGCTTCTTTGGTGAGTACGTCGACATACACGGAACGCTTTGGCGTCTTGGGCCAGGTGAAGTCGGTCAGCAGAGTTTGCCATTCCGAGATATTCGGGACGATGACCTTGCGGGTGAAAAGGTCGTAGAGCCCGCTCTTCCCACGCCAATCGCCATACCTTACGGCCATCAGGCCGAAAGCCGTCCCCTCCGCTACCGCGAACAGGTAGAACCAGCATAAGAAGCGGCCCTGGTGACGGACGACCGCATTCACTGCCTGCAAGTAGCCAGGCGCCAGGCTTTTCTGATCTTTGCCGAAGAGCTTTGAGGCGTCAGGAGTCAGCACCACCGCCGCTGCCAGCTGATAGTCGCTGCTGCGCTCGGGCGCGGACCATTCGCTTCCATAGACGAATCGATCGATTGCCGGAACATACCAGACCAGCGCCAAAGCAACCAGGAATGGCACAATCCCGACAAACACCGCGAAGGTCGCCTCCTGGGTGCGAGTCAGCTGAAAGATTTTGAGCTTGAGGAACCACGAAGCAGGAAACCGGAACAGCACTCCCGGAATGAGTACATAAAAAATCAGCAGATACGTCGCGAGAAGTGCGATCACCGGAAGCTGCCGCCTAGGCCGGCTGTTTTTCCGGGAAAGTCTCCGGGACTAACGTCGCCTTTGGCGAGATACGAATGGTCCTGCCGCGGAAATCTTTCATCTCGTACGATTTTCCCTGTTTCAGCAGGTCGAGGATCTCTCCTCGGCGCTTCCGGATTTCATCTTTCAGCACCTGCTCAGGGGGATCGCGATGCAAGGCGCTGATGAGTTGATCGATATCGCTAACCAATGCTCACCTTCCACAATTTTCTAATCGTTCTGTTAGATCGCTTAGAGCTCAGCTAAGTCGCACTAACTGCCCTATTAGCAGCCTAGACTCAACCATACGCATTCACAAGCAATATCGGCCGCGAGGACCCTTTCTGATAACCGGTGTCCCAATTAACCGATGTCGGAATGGCCGCTGTGCGCCGGACTTTAATTGGCCGGCCCTACAATACCACCATGATTCTTCGCGCCGTCTCCCTGGCACTCATCTTCCTTTCCTGTCTTACTGGGCGCGCTCAGGCCGTTCCCGCAACCGCAACTTCTTCCGCGGGAGACTGTGGCCTTAGCGCCCTGCAAATCTGCGCTCTCCACGTGCTTCGGGATGAAGGCCTGATCGTCACCAGCCCGCTGCGGATTCAAACGTTGGATCTGCTCTGGCTCGCTCCTTTCGCCGCCGGCACCGGCTATACCCTCACCAAAGATAATTCGATCATGCAAGACCTCGGTTCGAATCCCTCCCGGGAAAAAAACTTCAATGACGTCTCGAATGTTCTCGGCATCTATGCTCCCGTCGCGTACTCCGGCATCGGCTACATCGCCAGTTCGATCCGCCATGACGAGCATCTGCGCGAAACC includes these proteins:
- a CDS encoding beta-glucosidase, producing the protein MNFSARTAALRICALMLLSFASFTAPSFGQGAGHAHGKQAAKPTGPWMNTSLSPDDRAALVLKELTLDEKILLIHGAGLEGMTPISPTRINSNGGVGFVMGIPRLGIPGIDMSDAAYGVRSSGENGRYSTALPANVGAAASWDVDAAYEYGAVIGRELRAQGFNMSLGGGTNLTRESRNGRTFEYLGEDPVLAGTLVGKLIQGTQSQHVIGDIKHYAFNDQESGRNSVNIHIDERAGRESDLLAFEIGVATGHPAATMCSYNRINGDFACENKYLLTTLLKKDWKFPGFVLSDWGGTHSTEKASAAGLDNEEPGEFFYGDAYKTAVQSGKISTAELDDHVQRILRSMFAAGVVDFPRERSVIDVLGDLDVARRIEEGSIVLLKNTKSVLPLDPAKVRSIAVIGAHADVGMISGGGSAQVDPPGGNAIMPPGQGATHWQEQIWFPTSPLKAIQARAPEASVKYDPGTDPAAAAEAAKGADVAVVFAYVWESEGMDLPNLSLTGNQDAVVAAVAAANPKTIVVLETGSPVTMPWVDSPAAILEAWYAGSDGANALGNVLFGSVNPSGKLPNTFPKSEADLPHPTIVKPPPASENFTGPVAPAVRAAGLPAFQATYDEGLKVGYKWYDAENKPVLFPFGYGLSYTTYDYTGLTVTPGQSVEVTFTVANTGGRNGSEVAEVYAALPASADEPPKRLVGFTKVKLQTGEKRTVTVEVDPKYLSIFDVKKNDWSLVPGDYTFMVGGSSADLPLKQVVTLR
- a CDS encoding phosphatase PAP2 family protein, which codes for MSQLTDVGMAAVRRTLIGRPYNTTMILRAVSLALIFLSCLTGRAQAVPATATSSAGDCGLSALQICALHVLRDEGLIVTSPLRIQTLDLLWLAPFAAGTGYTLTKDNSIMQDLGSNPSREKNFNDVSNVLGIYAPVAYSGIGYIASSIRHDEHLRETSILAGEAQVDALILNKALEYAVNRQDPKQGDRTGRFWPHGLKSWPDGTSMPSEHAMNVWAFARVVAGEYPGWRTQAIVYSMATTVSFSRVLARQHFPSDVIVGSTMGYLIGGLVVHHRAAGLSGLSLASIQTANGRGFEISYNFGGQHSSN